The genomic stretch TACTGAAACTCATCGAGcatataatttatcttttgaaagaaaactattgAATTCTCAGCGAATTTATTATTTGCCGTTGGATTCCGCTGAAAAATCGCCTCTTTACTGTGCCGAAACATTCAGCTTATAGAATCGAAAGGTCCTTAGACTGCTTTGCCGTCTCTTGGTTAGATTTCCCGAGGGTGCAGTCAAATATGTACCTAGATtttcggcataaaatgacattcGTCAACTACTGGTTTCTCGAGATTCTTGGCAAACAGgttcagccgagatggttgccgaaCACTTGGCTGTCCGAGATTCGGCAATTTTTTGAGTGTGTAGTTACATAAATTTTGCTACCCACTGTGTGGCTTTGTTTATTGTTCTTTTAACCGCTTACAGTCCCAGGGAAGTCTATCTCGAAACAGCCGTTTTTGAGATAAATCATCAAGTCACTAGAATTAATGTTATTGAAAGTTGCCTTTCAACGAGTTCGAGGATGTCATGAATTTCTATCGCTATTAATTGAGGTGAATTATGAAATTTCATCTTATCAAACTCAAAAAAGGTACCCAGGTACTCCGTTGAGCACATAACGGCCACGTTCTACAAGCATAGAACAAAAATCAAATTGCATCAAAGATAGAGCAATTATGACACTAAAGCTTGTCAGTTGTAAAGCAGCCCTCTTGAGgtcgttttaaatattttgacaGCTATTTGTTTGGAAACTATTATATGAGGAGGCTACCGTTATTTCCGTGCCTGTGAGTAATCTAACAGGACGCTAACGCAAATGTTAGTGGCTAAAACGCGAAGTACAAAGTATGCTTGCTTATGGACGAAAAAACATTCGTGAAGATGGATTTTATACAGCTTCCCGGAGGTTTGTTTCTCTAAAAAATTTGCAAGGAAACTTATTATCAGGCGAGAACTTTGCAGCTGTGGACGGGAAACCAAGGTTTTTGTCACTAAAAAGACCTTGGACTCAGCGGTGTAAAATAAAGGGTGCCTCAAAAAGCGAGTTCTACCGGTTATAAATAGGCACAGAGGTCCTGATAAGTTTTGGTCAGATTTGGCTACTACTTCTGTCGGGAGGAAGTTCAGTGGCACCATGACAACAAGGTGGATTTCGTCACAAAGAATATCAATACACCCAATTATCCCCAAATCAGCCAAATCGAAAAGTAAAGTACTGAGAAATAATCAGGGGACAATGAAGTAGACTGGAAAGGTGATGGGAGATGCTGCTCAGATTCAGGAACAGAGAAAAACTAGAACTAACTAGTTGCTCAGGTGTGTATTCAGTAAATGATGGCGCGTATTTTAACTACTTTACATGCCTAAGTCAACCCCATTTAGGTCTATTTATTTTGCGAATTTCAGTGTGATTTGAGACGGATCAGAACGATTGTTAGCAGCAGCATAatagtttttaaataaatagcagTCAAAACATTTTAAACGACCTCTAGAGGGCTGCTTTAAAATTGACAAGCTTCAGTGTAATGATTACTCTATATTTGATGCAattttgattcttgttttgTGCTTGTGGAACGTGTACCTAGCACTTTCTCAAATATTCCCGAGGGACTCCAATACAACCCAAATGATCAATGGGCATTGAAAAAACAATCTAAACATTCTAAGATTTACGTTCGTTTGGGGTCTGCGGTGTAGAATGACAATACAACTCAACTGGTCGAAGGGCTACCGTATACGCTAACAATcccaatttaaaaacaatttggtCATTGAACAAAACAATTCGACAAGAAAACTCACCTATGGAACCAAAAGTTGCACCCGGATTCACACAAGATTCCTTGATCGTTGTCGTGCACCTCCTTGTGACAACCCCCACAGGGATAGATGGGAGGTGCGTTCGGATTCTGTGGGTTGAACACTTTCGACTGATCTGGTGGGTACAGTTTCCCCGACGTCACTGGCATCGGTTTCGGGCCAAACATACCCATGTGATGATGATGGTTTGGCGGTGGCCCATTTCCCGGTGGCCCAAGACCACCCATTGGGCCGCCAGGGCCACCCATCGGTCCTCCAGGTCCTCCCGGACCACCCATCATATGAGGAGATTGCAGTGGGCTACCACCCATACCGCCTCCCATGCCACCCATATGGCCCATGGGGCCACCCATCGGGGGTCCTCCCATTCCCATACCTCCGGGACCACCTGGACCCATGGGACCTCCTGGACCCATCGGTGGCCTATGTCCGGCGTGACTCGGTGGCATATTTCCGTGCGGTAACATTCCCATGTGATGATGCATACTGTTAGGACCTccacctcctcctcctccaccgCCGCCACCCAACGATGGAGGCATGTGAGGATTTTGTTGATGATTGCCAGGATGGTTTCCAAGATGATTGCCGGGATGATGCGAAGGGTGATGGTTCATTCCACCCATTGGGTTCGACGACATTCCACCCATTCCGCCAGGACCCATACCAGCTGGGTTCATGCCACCTAAACTATTGCTACCAGGACCGACACCAGCCGGATTCatctgctgttgctgttgcggTCCCATGGGACCTCCTGGACCCGGCCCACCCGAACCGGGACCACTACCTACGGAACCACTGTTTGGACCAGGGCCTTGCTGATGGTGAGCATGAGGTGACTGATGCGGCAACGGTGACGCGTGcgattgttgctgctgttgagGATGTGGTGGATGAGGTGGCAGAGGCTGTGACTGAGCGGCAGGAGATTGATTAGGTGGCTGCTGTTGATTAGCTATCATCGAGGGCGACTGATTAGGCTGACTCACTTGCATTTGATGTTGAGGATTTGCTTGCTGCTGTTGGGATTGGCCTGGCCCTTGCTGACTATTCGGTTGCTGTTGATGGCCCAGCTGATGAGGTAATTGATTGGGATTCCCTGATTGCTGATTTGTCATTGCACCGTTGGGTAAGTTCAttctattattactattaacaCCGGCCATATTCGGCGAAGTTTGTCCTCCGACAGTTTGTCCGGCCGATGACACTGGTTGACTATGGCCTGCCGAATGCGGACCCATGGGAACGTGATTTGGAGGTCCATTACCAAGAGGACTATTCATTGGAGGTCCCATCGGACCATTGTTCATATGACCGCCACTGGTGTTCATTGGGCTACCCAACATTTGACCCTGTCCACCACCATGAGGCGAACCCATACCGGGCATGGAGCTCATTGGACTGCCTATGTTTCCACCACTCATTGGGCTTCCTactgatttgttgttcatttgcTGTTGACTCATTGGTGACATTCCACCCATTGGTCCCATTGGGGACAAATTTTGATTGATGCCACCCATTGGACTTAGACCTCCCATTTGTGCTCCAGGCATTGTGCCCATAGGGCTCATTCCACCTCGTTGTATTGGTCCATGTGGACCTAAACCACCCATTTGTGCCATGCCAGAATTCATATGCATCGGATGTCCCATAGGACTACCCATACCCATGCCCATTGCTCGCATTGGAGGACCTTGTGGACCACCAGGTCCCATTGGACCGTGAGGACCCATACCATGGTGAGGAGATCCGTGACCAGGTCCATGCCCCATTGCATGCGGTGGCATTCCGTGCATGGGACCTCCATGAGGACCACCATGGGGTGGACCATGTGGAGGTCCATGATGTCCCATCGGTCCTCCCATGTGATGTGGATGCATACCCATGTGGTTCATACCCATTGGACCTCCATGGCCCATCCCTCCACCGCCCATATGACCCATCATCCCTGGCCCTCCGTGGTGCATATGGCCGAGATGAGGAGAGGGTGTATGCGTGGGCGTGTCATCGAATGGATTCGACGCTACAATTGTATCGCCGTAGCCCGTTGGTGGAGGTGGCAGTAAATCTTGAGGTGAGGGCGTCGGCGTCGGCTGCGAGGCCGCAGAGTTCGCACTGTTCGCGTTAGAGCTTTTTTTTCGCCTCTTCGGCTGACTGGGCGCCGAAATGGGCAGCTGGGGTGACTCTGATGGTGACTTGAAATCCGGCGGACATCCCAGTCCGGAGCCTGGTAATCGATACGATGCCATTCCCAAATTGTGTGTCATAACTTGACTATGTACAAGCGCACACCATAGACAGCTAAAGATTAAACGTGCTATACAAGAAATTGTCACAAGGGATCACTTTGAGCGTTTCAATTGCTTTGCTCCTGAAGATTCCAAAACAGAAACTACACATTCACTATACACTGGGTACTACAAGTTTTGTTCTACGTGCGTTGTTGATTTGTAAACTGGTATTGCTCTTCTGTTTATTACTGTCACAACTTGTTTCgcgatttgtttgttttgtagTGCACACCACCGATGCATTAAGCATGGTTTGATTTGAGGAGTATTTCTAAGGGTTCGAACAAAAGCAACACTTTAGTAGTTTAGATTTGTCTTCTTCATCGGCCCTGCTGCTGCTGGAGCACTATCCGCGAGGAATGTGCTAGTTCGTCCTTTCCGTATGACATATTGGCTGCGAACCGTGAATCTGTAAACGAACGAGAGGCGAGAAAAAATTACAATCAGTTCAAAAAGATGCAAGCGAAAAAATCAACCACGTCCAGCAATTGgaatattaataaaaattgtaatACTCTAATAAACAAATCATGATACATCACAAGTTGGGGTTGAACTGAGATGACACAACTTCGGTAGCGTTTGTAATCAGTCGATCAAATGAAAGATATAACAAACTAATtcatttctgatttttaaacCTAATTTTCAGAATTCACTCACTCTTTCCAAATATGTCGACAGCGaaccagaaaaaacgaaaaagtttggattttttgtCCGAAAAACTGCAATAAAATCAGTAGTTATACTTTTGTCGAAACATGGCCTAAATGATCATTTCTAATATATTCTAATACACTTTTTTAAGTCAATGAATAAATGATATGATAGTGTGATAGtgtacattcaaaatttataaaaacaataATCATACAAATTATTTTACAATACGAATCGGCAATACGCAGAAAACAGCATCAACTTCCAATCGCTCTTCGGTCGATAGGGAATCTTTCATTTTCGCACTCTCTTACACTGTGTGTGCTTCTTGCCTCAGTCTGTATcaagaatattaaaaaaaatgtgcagGCAACAAAAAAATACCAGTGAGTAATAAATTTGTACACCTCGCCGCGCAAACACACCATCATGATACACATAAATGATTGACCTCAGCGCAGTCGGTCTCTCCTCGCGCGGTAGCAGCAGTTGCCGAAGACCGCTGCTACTCTGCTGCACGAATTCAATGAAAACGTGCgagtaaaaatattttactttCCACGGTCGGAGAgggagaagaaaacaaaaatggaagcAAGCTTTGAttccaataacaaaaaaaaattcgaagacGAAAAAAAAGTGCGAATGAAAGACGAGTACAAGGAATAGATGTCAATGCCAGTGCTGCCAGTTGCGTGGCTGGAAGCCACTTGAAGAACTCAAATCGTAAGTTCAATTGATATCATAACATCAATTACTTACATGTTGAAACAATTCTGACTAAATGGCTGCATCCTGATTTTAGCAACATGGAAATATGCTGATAGATGAATCACAGGCTAAATTGCTAGTGAACGGCATGCGTCATGTGTGTATTAATTAGTTCTAAATATCAGTCAAGCCAATTTATTAGGACCTGACTTGACTTCATGATTATTAAAAAAGTGGATTTGTTGAAATATAATCATTATATATATAATTACATTATTTATATCGGTACAATAGTTATTACTAAAATATTGAAGACAGAATTATACCACTGGAATTGATAATAATACAGAAATgcatcaatgaatttttaaaacgcTTCACGTACGATTGCTGCAAATAACGCTCCAAGATGAACATTATGGCTTAAATGGTaatttttcatcgatcaaagcatcgaaaaatgaaaaataataatactacTAAAATAAGTTCGAAGTGggaattcaaattcaaatttgagttaaaaattacacaaaaaaatgagttatttttacaaattttattatttcagtTATGTATCTAGTTAAAAAATCTGAATTGAActcaattattttaatttggtAAAATGATAAGAATCAACTGCAaagtttattattaatttttgaaattcgattGTTTCGCATCATTTTGATTGCTGTTTCATTATCAGTTATTCAATTCACTTTTTTGGTACTATCAATACTAAGTACCAGAAACTGTTAGTTATTTTGGGCAATGATATTTGAGACTCGGAGGAATTATTCATAGTGCTCACTCTAACTGTTGAGTTCCCTGTGCGATTAATCCGTAAAATTGCTGACGATTTCGTCATTCACAGCCTAGCTAAAATATTTGTAACCTCAATATTCTATGCGATAGAGAATTCTTGACCTATTATAGTATTGCTGGTATATGAAATTGGTTGCAAATCGAATAGTTTATTTAGATAAACGAGGTTTAGAATTTCTGCAACTAAGAGGATGTATAGATCTCATATATTTGATATACTTTGGTTGTACACTTTCAATGTATTTCTCTCAAATGAGTTTTTATCTTAAATTAATTTATGTATCCATGTTATTACAGAACAATGGCTTTTTGGATCGGGAAGATTCGAGGTGAACATGTTGTACCTCATTCCAGCCAAAGCACACCTGCAGATAGAAAATCTTTCGAACCAGTCAACTATCCTACAGAGTGTGCCGTGTCATATAAATGtattgtgaacaaaaaaaaactagcctACAGAGTTATATCAATTATTTGTATTTTTACCTTGATTTTAAAAATTGGAATTCAGGATTTCAGGTTAAGAAT from Wyeomyia smithii strain HCP4-BCI-WySm-NY-G18 chromosome 3, ASM2978416v1, whole genome shotgun sequence encodes the following:
- the LOC129730258 gene encoding protein pygopus-like isoform X2, which encodes MTHNLGMASYRLPGSGLGCPPDFKSPSESPQLPISAPSQPKRRKKSSNANSANSAASQPTPTPSPQDLLPPPPTGYGDTIVASNPFDDTPTHTPSPHLGHMHHGGPGMMGHMGGGGMGHGGPMGMNHMGMHPHHMGGPMGHHGPPHGPPHGGPHGGPMHGMPPHAMGHGPGHGSPHHGMGPHGPMGPGGPQGPPMRAMGMGMGSPMGHPMHMNSGMAQMGGLGPHGPIQRGGMSPMGTMPGAQMGGLSPMGGINQNLSPMGPMGGMSPMSQQQMNNKSVGSPMSGGNIGSPMSSMPGMGSPHGGGQGQMLGSPMNTSGGHMNNGPMGPPMNSPLGNGPPNHVPMGPHSAGHSQPVSSAGQTVGGQTSPNMAGVNSNNRMNLPNGAMTNQQSGNPNQLPHQLGHQQQPNSQQGPGQSQQQQANPQHQMQSQPLPPHPPHPQQQQQSHASPLPHQSPHAHHQQGPGPNSGSVGSGPGSGGPGPGGPMGPQQQQQMNPAGVGPGSNSLGGMNPAGMGPGGMGGMSSNPMGGMNHHPSHHPGNHLGNHPGNHQQNPHMPPSLGGGGGGGGGGGPNSMHHHMGMLPHGNMPPSHAGHRPPMGPGGPMGPGGPGGMGMGGPPMGGPMGHMGGMGGGMGGSPLQSPHMMGGPGGPGGPMGGPGGPMGGLGPPGNGPPPNHHHHMGMFGPKPMPVTSGKLYPPDQSKVFNPQNPNAPPIYPCGGCHKEVHDNDQGILCESGCNFWFHRTCSGLTEAAFLLIHHEVYAEWCCDKCLSSKNIPLVKFKP
- the LOC129730258 gene encoding protein pygopus-like isoform X1, coding for MTHNLGMASYRLPGSGLGCPPDFKSPSESPQLPISAPSQPKRRKKSSNANSANSAASQPTPTPSPQDLLPPPPTGYGDTIVASNPFDDTPTHTPSPHLGHMHHGGPGMMGHMGGGGMGHGGPMGMNHMGMHPHHMGGPMGHHGPPHGPPHGGPHGGPMHGMPPHAMGHGPGHGSPHHGMGPHGPMGPGGPQGPPMRAMGMGMGSPMGHPMHMNSGMAQMGGLGPHGPIQRGGMSPMGTMPGAQMGGLSPMGGINQNLSPMGPMGGMSPMSQQQMNNKSVGSPMSGGNIGSPMSSMPGMGSPHGGGQGQMLGSPMNTSGGHMNNGPMGPPMNSPLGNGPPNHVPMGPHSAGHSQPVSSAGQTVGGQTSPNMAGVNSNNRMNLPNGAMTNQQSGNPNQLPHQLGHQQQPNSQQGPGQSQQQQANPQHQMQVSQPNQSPSMIANQQQPPNQSPAAQSQPLPPHPPHPQQQQQSHASPLPHQSPHAHHQQGPGPNSGSVGSGPGSGGPGPGGPMGPQQQQQMNPAGVGPGSNSLGGMNPAGMGPGGMGGMSSNPMGGMNHHPSHHPGNHLGNHPGNHQQNPHMPPSLGGGGGGGGGGGPNSMHHHMGMLPHGNMPPSHAGHRPPMGPGGPMGPGGPGGMGMGGPPMGGPMGHMGGMGGGMGGSPLQSPHMMGGPGGPGGPMGGPGGPMGGLGPPGNGPPPNHHHHMGMFGPKPMPVTSGKLYPPDQSKVFNPQNPNAPPIYPCGGCHKEVHDNDQGILCESGCNFWFHRTCSGLTEAAFLLIHHEVYAEWCCDKCLSSKNIPLVKFKP